The Gammaproteobacteria bacterium DNA segment CACCACGCCGCCGCATCTTCACTTCGGCGTGTACGTGCGCCGGCGCGGCGGCGGACGCGGCGGCGCGAGGGATCCGTATCCCTTCCTCGATTGAGCACTCGTCCGCATCGGCCTGCGCCGAGCCGGTAATTTTCGACGACTGCTCGTTTGCGTATCGCGACCCCCTCGTATAGATTGGACCGTCGATCCCGACGGATCCGAACATGACGTTGCGCGAACGGGTGGAGCAGATTTTCCCCGGATGGAGACGCTGGTATCCCAGTCTCTTCGATGCGGCAATCGACCTCGGCGTCATCCGTGCGGACGTCTGCTCGCCGGATTCCCTGCTCTTGAGCAAGCGTCACGCGAAGGTGCAGCGCGCTGCCGAGGAGGCGCATCGCGAGAAGTGGGGCGGCGGTCCGCCCGAGGATGTTCCCGATCGCTGAGAGGAGCTTGAGCATGAGTCGAAAGCCGCCCGTGCCGCCGTTCGACGAGCAGGCGGCGCTAGCCAAGGTGAAGGCTGCGGAGGACGCATGGAACAGCCGCGACCCGAAACGCGTGGCGCTCGCTTACACCGAGGATTCGGTGTGGCGTAACCGCTCGGAATTCATTCGCGGCAGAGCCGAGATCGAGGATTTCCTGAGACGTAAATGGGAGCGTGAGCTGGACTATCGCCTGCGGAAGAGCCTGTGGTCATTCGGCGAGCGCCGCATCGCCGTGCGCTTTCAATACGAATGGCACGACGCGAGCGGTCAATGGTATCGCTCGTACGGCAACGAGCTTTGGGAGTTCGACGACGACGGCCTCATGCGCCGCCGCGAGGCGAGCATCAACGATGTCGAGATCGCGGAGTCCGAGCGCCGCTTCGCGGGCGACGATTGGCGCGAGATCGAAATCCCGCTGCGTTGACGTTTTTTTCACCAATCTGACGCCGCGCATGCCGGGACCGATGGGCGGACGCGCTTTCAAGCTTTTTTCCACAACCTTATCCACAGAAACTGTGGATTGCTGCGCGGCGCGGAGGCTTACCGCACGGCGGCCGGGCCCAGACTGAACGTGAGCTTCATTTGCAGCGCTTGCTCGCGCGCATGCGGGGGCGCATCGAGCAGCAGCGGGTTCACGTCGCGCGTGGACGCGATCTCGAGCCATTCGAGCGCGATCGCGAGCCGCGGCGAGCGGCGATAGCGGTACGCGAAAGTCCACGCGCTGCCGGTGTCCGGCACGAGCCCGCGCGGATCGGCGGGCCGGCGGTAATCGAACTCGTCGATGCGCAACGTCAATGCGTGCGCTTCGCCGATAGATCTCGTCATCAGCACGTACTTCGCTTCGAAGTCGTCCGACACGAGCTCGCTGCTCGGCGGCAGCGTTCCGTCCGCACGCGCGCGGATGATCCAATTCGTCTTGCCGGCGAGCCATTGCGCGAGGAGACCGAGGCGCCAGGGGAGATCGAGCTGGGCGGACGCCTGCACGAATCGCGTATGCCAGCCCCACTGACCGTCGTCGAACGCGTACGGGTCTGCGCGGTTGTCGTAGAAGGCGAGCTGCAACGCGGCGCGGCGCGAGTACTGCCACTTGAGGCCGCCGAAGACTCCCGGCTTGCCGTCGATCTCCACGAACGGCTCGAGCTCGTGCTCGACGCGACGGACGAGGTTGCCCGCGTCGTCGCGCAGCACGATCGGCGGCAGCGTAAACCGGTCCCCGAGACGGCTTTGACGATCGTGCAGCGACCAGCCCCGCCAAAAAAGCAGCGTGCCGGCGGGATCGTTCCCGTAGAACGCGCCGGCGAAGGCGCCGATCTCGTGGGGCGAGCCCGCGAAGCCGATGCGCCGCCGCATCGACCATTGCGCTCCGATCGGCCGTATTTCCTCGCCGAGCCAGCTGTTCACGGCCGAATACGAGATCGTATACGGGCTGCTCCAGCCGTCGGCTTTGTTCTCCGGAGAGAGCGGCGGGTAGAACGCGCCGAAGCGCCATTGATGGCGAGTGGAGGAATTCGGCAGCGGGCGCCAGTCGAGATAGAGCTCCGTGACGCCGACGCCGGACGACGCGTCGCCCGCATAGTCGAGCACCGCGTTGCCCCACAGAGTCGGCGCGAAGCGACCGCGATATTCGGCGAGCAGACGTCGGCCCGTGAAGCCGTCGTCGGATTCGTCGAAGCGAAGCTTCGCGACTCCCCCTTCCGTCCACGTCGCGAACCGCGTATCCGCGACGTTCGCGGCGGTGTCGATCTCGATCAGCCACTGGTGATCGTCCGCGGCGGTCTGCGCGGACGCGAGCGGTGCGGCGAGGCTCGCGGCTGCGAGGCCCGCCTGCAGGGCGGAGCGCGCGCGAATCGATACGCGCGTCGCGCGCTTCAGTAGTCGTTCCACGTGAGGGACGACTCGCCGTCGTCGTGCGGCGGCAACAGCCGTGCGTCGAGCTCGAAGTCGACCGCCTCGCGCGCGTTGGGCCCCAGCGTGACGATCTGCGCGTGCGGAAGCTCCTCCGGCCGAAGGCGCGGCGTCCACACATTGACCGAATAGCGGCCGGCGGGCAGTCCCTCGAGCGCGGCGATGCCGTGCGGATTCGTCTTGCCGAAATGAGGCGTATCGACTACGAGGATGTATCCGAGCATGTCGTCGTGGATGTTGCAGCCGACGACGACGAGCCCGGGCGTATCGAACGGCAACGGAGGGTGCTCACTGCCGCGGTACAACGAGAGCTCGAAAGGGCGCGCGGGCGAGAACGAGTAGACATGATGGCTGACCGAATCGTTGTTCGGAAAGTCGATCAGCGTTCCGGCTTGGACGACGAGGACGTGAGGAACGAAGGCGCGGTGACGCTGATCCATGACCGCAATCGGCGGATGCGTGTGCTTGGCCGCGCCGATGCCGCGTGAGACGGACGGGCCGCCCGAGCTCTCGTCGTCGAGGCGCAGCGCGTACACAGCCGCGTCGGGTACCGGTGCGCCGTCGTCGGCCGTAACTCGTACCTGGAGCCCGGCCGCGGATGCGGGGCTGCCCGCGAGAGCGGCCAGAGCCGCGAGCGCCGCGAAGACGGCCTTGGCGTTGCGATGCGACTCGGCATCCGTCATGGAGGATTGCGGGCTTGGAGATCGCGCGATGTTAAATTGCAGCGGCACGGCGCAACCGTGATCCGCCGCACAATGCCCCGGCGCCGCGCCCCTTACCATCGATCCTTCGGCGCCGTCCGTGGACCGGATCACGCCGTCGTCGCGAGCCCTCGATGTCGCAGTTCACTTTCAGGCGCAAGGTCTTGCTGCTCGCCGTGACGCTCGTCACGGCCGTGCAGATCGTGACGCTGTTCCCCGTGCTCGACGCGATCGAGCAGGACGCGACGGAACGCGCAGAGCGTACGACGCGGCTCGCCGGGCTCGTGTTCGAAGAGTTCATGAGCAACCGGACGGACCAGCTGCTCACGACGGCGAACGTGCTCGTTTCCGACTTCGGCTTCAAGCAGGCCGTCGCGAGCCAGGACGAGGCGACGATTCGCTCGGCGCTGCGCAATCACGCGGCGCGCGCGCGGGCGAGCGTCGCGCTGCTGCTCGGACTCGACGGTGCCGTGCACGCGTCGTCGGTCGACGGCGCGCTTCCGCAAACGGTGCAGCTTCCGCTCGGGGTGACGCCGGACCGCTCGTCGAGCGCGGTCGTCGAGATCGGCGGCACCGAATACCAGACCGTTACGGTGCCGGTGCGGGCCCCGATCACGGTCGCCTGGGTCATGCTCGGATACCCGATCGACGAATCTTTGGCACTGCACGTCAAGAGCCTGACTGGCCTGGAAGTCTCGGTGCTGCGGTTGCGCCCGGACGCCCCGGAGATCGTGGCATCGACGCTTCCGCGGGCCGTTCGCGCCACGGCGCTTCACGGCATCGACCCGGCGGATGCGTACGCCCTGGAGCGGGTCGGCGCCGACTCGACCGGCGGCTTCCTCACGGGTCTCAGGCCGTTCCTCGCAGGCTCGAAAGAGCTCTACGTCGCGCTTCAGCTGTCCCTCGCCGAAGCCATGGCGTCCTACCGGAGCATCCGGGCGATCCTCCTCGGCGTCGCCGGCTTCTCGCTCGCGCTCGCGGTCGCCGGGGCGTTCTGGCTCGCGAACACGGTGACGCGCCCCGTCGAGAAGCTCGCCGCGGCGGCTCGCCGCATGCGCGAAGGCATCTACACGGAGCCGATCGAGATTCGCTCCGCCGACGAGCTCGGCGAGCTCGCCGGAAGCTTCAACGCGATGCAGCACGCGATCGCCGACCGCGAGCAGCGCATCGTCCATCAAGCGCACCACGACAGCTTGACGGGATTGCCGAACCGGGAGCTCGCAATCGCCCGACTTTGCGACGCGCTCGAGCACACGAACGTGCTGAGCGTCGTCAGCCTGACGCTCGATCGGTTCAACAACATCGTGTCGTCGCTCGGCCACCGGGCCGGCGACGAGGTGATCGTCCTCGTGGCCGGGCTCTTGCGCAATCGGATGCAGGAAGGCCAGACGCTCGGTCATCTCGGCGGCGACGAGTTCGTGCTCACGCTCCCGCAGCACGACGGCGAGCAGGCGACCGAATGGGCGCTCGGCTTGCTCGATCAGCTGCGGTCCGGCGTGCGCGTCGCCGGCGCCAACGTCTCGCTCCGCGGCGTGGTCGGCATCTCCGTGCATCCGCATCACGGCAGCGATGCCGCGGAGCTCGTGCGGCGCGCATCGATCGCGCGGGCGGAAGCGAGGCGGAGGTCGGAGCCCGTCGTCGTGTACAAGCTCGGGCAGGAGGACCGGTTCCTTCGGCAGCTGAGGATCGTCGGAGACTTTCCGAAGGCGGTGAAGGCGAACGAGCTCGAGCTCCACTTTCAGCCGCAGATCGACTGCGTCACCCGTCGTGCGCGCAGTGTCGAGGCTCTCGTGCGCTGGCGTCACCCGGAGCTCGGTCTGCTGACGCCGGACTCGTTCGTCGACGCAATCGAGCAGGCCGGCGGCATCTCGCACCTGACGCGATGGGTGCTGCGCGAAGCCGTGCGGTGCCTGCGGGAGTGGCGCAAGCACGGTGCGGACCTCTCGTTGGCCGTCAACATCTCGGTCGACGATCTGTCCGACGACTACCTTCCCTACTACTTGCTCGATCTCGTCCGGCAGAGCGGCTTGCCGCCGTCCGACGTCACGCTCGAGCTCACCGAGAGCGCGATCATGCACAACGTGAGCCAGTCACGCGCCGTCGTCGCCTGCATCCGCGAGCTCGGTTTCCGCATCGCGGTCGACGACTTCGGCATCGGCCAGTCCGCGCTCGCGCAGCTCAAGCGGTTGCCGGTGGACGAGCTGAAGATCGACAAGTCCTTCGTGCTCAATCTCGGCGACTCGAGAGACGAAGCGATCGTTCGCAGCACGATCGAGCTCGCGCATCGTTTGCGGATGGGCGTCGTGGCCGAAGGCGTCGAGACCGCCGAGGCCCTGGAGCGGTTGCGCGAGCTCGGGTGCGAGTCCGCGCAGGGATACCACATCGCTCGTCCGCTCCCGGCCTCGGACGTGCTGCTCTGGCTCGAGGACTGGCGCAGGCGGGGCCGTTGCGTCGTCCCGTTCACCGGACCGCGCCGGCGCGGCACCGAGCCGGCGCCGGCCTGACGGCCCGGCCGCTCAGCCTTTCGCTCGCGAGAAAAGCGCCGCGAGCGCGTCCGCGAGCGGCTTCATGTGAAAGCTCTCCGTCGGAACCGCGTCCACGCGAATGCCGGCCGCGGACAGCTCCGCGGCCACGACCGGGCCGACGGCGGCGACTCGCGTCGCCGCGAGCGCCTGCTCCAAGTCCGGGACGAGGCCTCGCTCGCCGGCGAGCCGGCGCAATCGGTCGAGCTGCGACTTGCTCGTGAACGCGATCGCGTCGACCTCGCCCCGGCGCATTCGGCCTATGAGCTCCGCGACCTGATCGTCGTCGGCGGCAGAGGCGTAGGTGTAGGGGGCGACGCAGTCGGCCGCGAGCCCGCGGCGGGCGAGGTAGTCGAGCAGCGCGCGGTTCGGCTCGGTGCCGTAGAGCTGAACCGCGACGCGGCCGTCGTCGATCTCCATCCGGTCGAGAGCGGCGAGGATTCCGGCGGTCGTCGGTTCCGGCGCTTCGACCGTCGGAGCGATGCCGAGGCGATTCAGCGCGCGCCTCGGCTTCGGCCCGCGGGTGAGCGTCCGGGTTTGTCCTAGGGCTGCGACGAACGCGTCCTTCCGCCCGGCGCGCTCGGCAAAGGCGGTGAGCCGGTCGACGCCCTCGCCCGTGTAAAGGACCAGGACGCTCGGCGGCGTCGCGATCGCGCGCTCGATCCAGGCGGCGACGGCCGGCTCGTCATCCGTGTCGCGGATCGCCACGAGCGGGCAGCGCACGATGCGCGCGCCGCGCTTCTCGAGCAGCGACGCCAGCACGTCAGCATGGCGCGCCTCGGGCACGGCGACGGTGCGGCCGGCGAGCGGCGCCGAATCGTCGACGTTCGGTGGTGGCGTCATCGGACGGCGAGCAGGCGCTTCGGTGGGCGAGGGTACGCGTCGGTTGGCATCCGGACGTCGGGATGATAGCGAATCGGGCGGCGCCGGACCGGGCCGGCGCGCCCGAGGGGCGACTCCGGCCCGGGTCAGGTCGAAACCTGGGCGTCGCCCTCGGTGAGCGGACGCAGGCGCGGGAACTTCACGATCGTGCCCGGCGCGAGACGGTCGAGATCGAGATCGGGGTTGTATTGGCGCAGCAGCCACACCGGCACGTGGTAGCGGTGCTGCGCGAGGACCCACACCGACTCGCCGCGGCGGATCACATGGTCCTCGACATCCTCGATCCGATAGCTCGAGAAGAACGCTTCCTGACGCCGGCGCTGGTACTCGATGCGGCGCTGCTCGAATTCCTCCGGCGACACGCGCGAGAAGTCGAGCTTCAGCGTTTGGCCGATCACGACCGGTCGACGGAACGGCAGGCCGTTCAGGTCGCGGAGCCGCTGCGTGCGGATCTCGAGCCAATCGGCGTAGTGGCCGAGCGTCTCGAGCGCCTGCACCGTGATCGTGCCGTCGGTCACCGAGTAATCGCTCGGATCGGCGGCGAGCTCGGCCTGCTGGCTGGCGAGCACGTTCTCGCCGGCGTCGGCCTCGCCGCTCGCGGCCGCTGCAGGGTCGAGCGTTCCGTCGAGCGCCGCGTCGAGCGGCGCCTCGCCGGATGCGAGCCCGAGCTCGAGCTCCCCGCCCTCCGCCGCGGCCGTCTCGAGCGCGACGGCGGGCTCCGCCGCGACGAGGCCCGCGCTCCCTTCGAGCTCCGCCGTGACGAACGCCGCTTCGGCCTCGGCCGCTTGCGCGGCCTCGAGCGGGCCCGGGTCGGTAATCAACGCGGCGGTGATCACGGCAGGCTCCGCAACCGCCGCCCCGGCCGTGTCGGCCGCATCGGCGGCCCCCTCAGCCGCATCGGCGGCGCCGGCCGAGTCGGCAGGGCCGTCCGCGGAAGCGAGCACCGGCCCGGGCACGCGCAGCGTCTGGCCGGCGTAGATCAGGTTCTTGTTGCGGATGTCGTTCTCGCGCAGCAGCTGCTCCATGTCGACGCCGAGCACTCTCGCGATTCGCTCGATCGTGTCGCCGCGGCGCACGACGTACTCGCCGCCGGCGACGGCCGTCTCGCCCCGGGCCTCGGCCAGCGTGGCGGGCGTCCCGGCGGCCGGCACCGGCAACATCAGCACTTGCCCGGCGCGGATCAGGTTGCGGCTGCGCAGCCCGTTGAGCTGCACGAGCGACGCGAGGCTCACGCGGTAACGCGCGGCGATCTGCGAAAGCGTTTCGCCGCGGCGCACGAGGTGGCGGACGTCGGGTTGCTGCGCCGCATACCGCTCGGTCGGCGGAACGGAGGCGAGCAGCACGCCCGGATCGGCGCCGAGGTCGGCGGGGAGCCGAAGCGCGAATCCTTTCGGGACGAACTTGTCGCCGCTCCAGACGAGCTCGGTGAGCGCGGGGTTCAGCTCACGGAGCCGGCCGACGCGCAGATCGAGCGCTCTCGCCAGCGTCTCCGCGGCCATGTAATCCGGCACGGACGTCACGATCGTATTCGACGGCGGATCGAGGCGGATCGGGCCGAAATACTTCTGCGGGTCGGCATCGACGTCGAGCGCCGCGAGGAAGGCCGCGTAGAAGTTCCGCGACGCGAACCCGAAGGTGCGGCTCGAATACTTCTCGATGATCACGCCGATGTCGCTCGTGCCGA contains these protein-coding regions:
- a CDS encoding nuclear transport factor 2 family protein codes for the protein MSRKPPVPPFDEQAALAKVKAAEDAWNSRDPKRVALAYTEDSVWRNRSEFIRGRAEIEDFLRRKWERELDYRLRKSLWSFGERRIAVRFQYEWHDASGQWYRSYGNELWEFDDDGLMRRREASINDVEIAESERRFAGDDWREIEIPLR
- a CDS encoding methylamine utilization protein; amino-acid sequence: MTDAESHRNAKAVFAALAALAALAGSPASAAGLQVRVTADDGAPVPDAAVYALRLDDESSGGPSVSRGIGAAKHTHPPIAVMDQRHRAFVPHVLVVQAGTLIDFPNNDSVSHHVYSFSPARPFELSLYRGSEHPPLPFDTPGLVVVGCNIHDDMLGYILVVDTPHFGKTNPHGIAALEGLPAGRYSVNVWTPRLRPEELPHAQIVTLGPNAREAVDFELDARLLPPHDDGESSLTWNDY
- a CDS encoding EAL domain-containing protein, whose translation is MSQFTFRRKVLLLAVTLVTAVQIVTLFPVLDAIEQDATERAERTTRLAGLVFEEFMSNRTDQLLTTANVLVSDFGFKQAVASQDEATIRSALRNHAARARASVALLLGLDGAVHASSVDGALPQTVQLPLGVTPDRSSSAVVEIGGTEYQTVTVPVRAPITVAWVMLGYPIDESLALHVKSLTGLEVSVLRLRPDAPEIVASTLPRAVRATALHGIDPADAYALERVGADSTGGFLTGLRPFLAGSKELYVALQLSLAEAMASYRSIRAILLGVAGFSLALAVAGAFWLANTVTRPVEKLAAAARRMREGIYTEPIEIRSADELGELAGSFNAMQHAIADREQRIVHQAHHDSLTGLPNRELAIARLCDALEHTNVLSVVSLTLDRFNNIVSSLGHRAGDEVIVLVAGLLRNRMQEGQTLGHLGGDEFVLTLPQHDGEQATEWALGLLDQLRSGVRVAGANVSLRGVVGISVHPHHGSDAAELVRRASIARAEARRRSEPVVVYKLGQEDRFLRQLRIVGDFPKAVKANELELHFQPQIDCVTRRARSVEALVRWRHPELGLLTPDSFVDAIEQAGGISHLTRWVLREAVRCLREWRKHGADLSLAVNISVDDLSDDYLPYYLLDLVRQSGLPPSDVTLELTESAIMHNVSQSRAVVACIRELGFRIAVDDFGIGQSALAQLKRLPVDELKIDKSFVLNLGDSRDEAIVRSTIELAHRLRMGVVAEGVETAEALERLRELGCESAQGYHIARPLPASDVLLWLEDWRRRGRCVVPFTGPRRRGTEPAPA
- a CDS encoding uroporphyrinogen-III synthase, whose protein sequence is MTPPPNVDDSAPLAGRTVAVPEARHADVLASLLEKRGARIVRCPLVAIRDTDDEPAVAAWIERAIATPPSVLVLYTGEGVDRLTAFAERAGRKDAFVAALGQTRTLTRGPKPRRALNRLGIAPTVEAPEPTTAGILAALDRMEIDDGRVAVQLYGTEPNRALLDYLARRGLAADCVAPYTYASAADDDQVAELIGRMRRGEVDAIAFTSKSQLDRLRRLAGERGLVPDLEQALAATRVAAVGPVVAAELSAAGIRVDAVPTESFHMKPLADALAALFSRAKG
- a CDS encoding LysM peptidoglycan-binding domain-containing protein; translation: MRCCLGLLVALAAIQAAQAAEELFPRPPQLEPAIRFWTRVYTEIDTQSGFIHDSERLDVVYETVGPIASPRARRRAVDRAEEHYRRILLELASGKREGLDADARRVLALFPEGTSNAEFRRAAGRLRFQLGQADRFREGLIRSGAWRDYIADVLAANGVPRELAALPHVESSFDPTAYSKAGAAGMWQFTRSTGLRYMRIDHIVDERRDPFLSTDAAARLLRDNYEVLQSWPLAITAYNHGVAGMRRAVSRLGTSDIGVIIEKYSSRTFGFASRNFYAAFLAALDVDADPQKYFGPIRLDPPSNTIVTSVPDYMAAETLARALDLRVGRLRELNPALTELVWSGDKFVPKGFALRLPADLGADPGVLLASVPPTERYAAQQPDVRHLVRRGETLSQIAARYRVSLASLVQLNGLRSRNLIRAGQVLMLPVPAAGTPATLAEARGETAVAGGEYVVRRGDTIERIARVLGVDMEQLLRENDIRNKNLIYAGQTLRVPGPVLASADGPADSAGAADAAEGAADAADTAGAAVAEPAVITAALITDPGPLEAAQAAEAEAAFVTAELEGSAGLVAAEPAVALETAAAEGGELELGLASGEAPLDAALDGTLDPAAAASGEADAGENVLASQQAELAADPSDYSVTDGTITVQALETLGHYADWLEIRTQRLRDLNGLPFRRPVVIGQTLKLDFSRVSPEEFEQRRIEYQRRRQEAFFSSYRIEDVEDHVIRRGESVWVLAQHRYHVPVWLLRQYNPDLDLDRLAPGTIVKFPRLRPLTEGDAQVST